A single window of Salvia splendens isolate huo1 chromosome 6, SspV2, whole genome shotgun sequence DNA harbors:
- the LOC121807851 gene encoding receptor-like protein EIX1 produces the protein MDSSNPSIATLSFFLIFFPITCFKLCKCNSIFCPQIEKQSLLSLKQSLQDPYHQLSSWDDGNDVNCCKWNGVVCNNSTGHVHQLHLRGLSLRGQINSSLLNLKHLTHLDLSLNNFKQTIPSFFGSFTNLELFNLSFAGFHGVIPHTIGNLSYLRTLDMAGFPNIVPTGHNNYYHSKTWAGYPDMEFAAHVRFPNLLQVDNLEWLTRLSGLENLNMNFVNLSRATDWVQVINTLPSLQQLRFQNCSLSYISPLSYLNITSLTLLDLSSNNFHSTEVPKWIFGLPNLHFLDLRNNSFIGPIPANSNATKLKYIDLSFNFLNSTVPSWLYSCIDLEFVVLDFNFLTGAVPAGFTNLCKTRRLSLSNNNFQGNIFDLFGDMSECFLETLEVLDFQLNQISGQLIDQIGEFKSLEYLNFNKNLLTGPIPASMGKLSSLKVLTLSGNKLTQNLPHSLGQLFNLERFYIFDNKLEGVVTEILFANLTKLQVFSASYNQLSLNVSQSWIPPFQLIALGLGSWSLGSGSKIPSWLETQKNLSYFLDLSDTGISGSVPSWFWNTRVLNLSHNQLHGEIPDVRGAAQFIYLSSNKLEGPLPRVGDALKELDLSNNSFSGGISHVLCDEAYPTYSLEILHLGENLLSGELPDCWKKWPSLRYLSLGNNQMYGRIPPSIGFLANLESLNLQSNRFSGEIPFAMHNCIKLVKMGLADNNLEGSIPAWVGTSLVELRILILRSNNMSGEIPSKICQLSYLQILDLSNNELSGIIPRCIHNFTAMVMKRSLLDLFRQYGNEKSWYSYSMFNAGGFTENALIVKKGGKLEFDSILPLVTSIDLSTNNLSGEIPDELTSLSELGSLNLSGNQLTGLIPENIGEMKQLESLDLSRNSLWGRIPSSLAFISGLSYLDLSYNNLTGRIPDGTQLQSFNVSSFFGNHLCGLPLTSNCSEGGVKEMNEKAAEIEWFYVVFSLSYALGFSVVCTTLVLKKTWRDAYFGFLERMWIRLTTST, from the coding sequence ATGGACAGCTCAAATCCAAGCATTGCAACTCTATCTTTCTTCCTTATTTTCTTCCCTATTACTTGTTTCAAACTATGCAAATGCAACTCGATTTTCTGCCCACAAATTGAAAAACAGTCACTCCTAAGTTTAAAGCAGTCCTTGCAAGATCCATACCATCAACTCTCTTCATGGGATGATGGTAATGATGTCAACTGTTGCAAATGGAATGGTGTAGTTTGCAACAACTCAACTGGCCATGTTCACCAACTCCATCTCCGCGGTTTGAGTTTGAGAGGCCAAATCAATTCATCTTTGCTCAATCTCAAACACTTGACTCATCTTGACTTGAGTCTCAACAACTTCAAACAAACAATCCCTTCCTTCTTCGGATCATTCACAAATCTAGAGCTTTTCAACCTCTCTTTTGCTGGATTTCATGGAGTGATTCCGCATACCATCGGGAACCTTTCATATCTACGCACTCTAGATATGGCCGGCTTTCCAAACATCGTGCCTACTGGTCACAACAACTACTATCACAGCAAAACTTGGGCTGGTTATCCAGACATGGAATTTGCTGCTCATGTAAGATTTCCAAACCTGCTACAAGTTGATAATCTTGAATGGTTAACGCGGCTTTCAGGACTTGAGAATCTCAATATGAACTTTGTGAACCTCAGCAGAGCTACAGATTGGGTGCAGGTGATCAACACACTCCCTTCTTTGCAACAGCTTCGTTTTCAAAATTGCAGCCTAAGTTACATATCTCCTCTGAGTTATCTCAACATCACTTCCTTAACTCTTCTTGATCTCTCTTCTAACAACTTCCATTCCACTGAGGTCCCAAAATGGATATTTGGGCTTCCCAATCTTCATTTTCTTGATCTAAGGAACAACTCTTTCATAGGTCCAATTCCAGCTAACAGTAATGCCACCAAACTGAAGTATATTGATCTCTCTTTCAATTTTTTGAACTCCACAGTTCCAAGCTGGCTCTATTCTTGTATAGATTTGGAGTTTGTTGTTTTGGATTTCAACTTCCTAACAGGTGCAGTTCCAGCAGGATTTACTAACCTGTGCAAAACAAGAAGGTTGTCCTTATCTAACAATAATTTCCAAGGaaatatatttgatttatttggAGATATGTCAGAGTGCTTCTTGGAAACATTGGAAGTCCTAGATTTTCAGTTAAATCAAATCTCTGGTCAGCTGATAGATCAAATAGGAGAGTTTAAGAGTCTGGAATATCTTAATTTCAATAAGAATTTACTAACTGGTCCAATTCCAGCCAGCATGGGAAAGTTGTCATCTTTGAAAGTTTTGACATTAAGTGGTAACAAACTAACACAAAACCTTCCTCATAGTTTGGGCCAACTTTTTAATCTTGAAAGATTTTATATCTTTGATAACAAGCTGGAAGGAGTAGTGACTGAAATTCTCTTCGCAAATCTCACTAAACTCCAGGTTTTCTCAGCTTCTTACAATCAGTTGAGTTTGAATGTAAGCCAAAGTTGGATTCCCCCCTTCCAACTTATTGCTCTTGGACTAGGATCATGGAGCTTAGGCTCCGGCTCCAAGATTCCTTCATGGCTTGAGACGCAGAAGAATCTCTCATACTTTCTAGATCTTTCTGATACTGGAATCTCAGGTAGTGTTCCAAGTTGGTTCTGGAATACTCGGGTCTTGAATCTCTCCCATAACCAGCTTCATGGAGAGATCCCAGATGTCCGTGGCGCTGCTCAGTTTATATACTTGAGTTCTAACAAACTCGAAGGCCCATTGCCTCGAGTAGGAGATGCTTTGAAGGAACTTGATTTGTCCAATAATTCATTCTCTGGAGGCATATCTCACGTTCTATGTGATGAGGCATATCCAACATATTCGTTGGAGATTCTTCATCTGGGAGAGAATCTATTGAGTGGGGAATTGCCAGACTGTTGGAAGAAATGGCCTTCTTTGAGATATCTAAGCCTAGGCAATAACCAAATGTATGGAAGAATTCCACCTTCTATTGGATTTCTTGCTAATCTAGAATCTTTGAATCTTCAAAGCAATAGATTCTCCGGGGAGATACCTTTTGCAATGCACAACTGCATTAAGCTGGTGAAGATGGGGCTTGCAGATAACAATCTTGAAGGAAGCATACCGGCGTGGGTAGGAACTAGCCTAGTCGAGTTGAGGATTCTGATACTACGCTCAAACAACATGAGCGGTGAGATTCCTTCAAAGATTTGCCAGCTGAGCTATCTCCAGATATTGGATCTCTCCAACAATGAACTCTCGGGCATAATACCAAGGTGTATTCATAATTTCACTGCAATGGTTATGAAGAGGAGTTTGTTAGATTTATTCAGACAGTATGGAAATGAGAAATCATGGTACTCTTACTCCATGTTCAACGCAGGAGGGTTCACAGAGAACGCACTGATAGTGAAAAAAGGCGGTAAACTGGAGTTTGACAGCATTCTTCCCTTGGTTACCAGCATTGACCTTTCGACGAACAATCTGTCCGGAGAAATCCCAGATGAGTTAACAAGTTTGTCGGAGTTAGGATCCTTAAACTTGTCAGGGAATCAGCTTACAGGTTTGATCCCCGAGAATATTGGAGAAATGAAGCAGTTGGAATCCCTTGATCTATCAAGAAACTCCCTGTGGGGTCGAATTCCCAGCAGCCTTGCATTCATATCTGGATTGAGTTATCTCGACTTGTCTTACAACAACTTAACAGGAAGGATTCCAGACGGCACGCAGCTTCAGAGCTTCAATGTATCAAGCTTTTTCGGTAACCATCTCTGCGGCCTGCCATTGACAAGCAACTGCAGTGAAGGGGGAGTTAAAGAGATGAATGAGAAAGCTGCAGAGATTGAGTGGTTTTATGTGGTGTTTTCTTTGAGTTATGCATTGGGATTTTCAGTGGTGTGCACAACATTAGTGTTGAAGAAGACATGGAGAGATGCATATTTTGGGTTTCTAGAGAGGATGTGGATAAGACTCACAACATCTACATAG
- the LOC121807853 gene encoding receptor-like protein EIX1 — MSSSNPSIATLSFLFVFIPSICFKLCKSNSIFCPQIEKQSLLSFKHSLQDPYNQLSSWNEDNDVNCCKWNGVVCNNSTGHVHQLHLRGLSLRGQINSSLLNLKHLSHLDLSLNNFKQTIPSFFGSFTNLELFNLSFAGFHGVIPHNIGNLSYLRTLDMAGFPNIIPAGHKNYYHSRNLAGYPDMEFAAHVSFPNLLQVDNLEWLTRLSGLENLNMNFVNLSRATDWVQVINTLPSLQQLRFQNCSLSYISPLSYLNITSLTLLDLSSNNFHSTEVPKWIFGLHNLHFLDLRNNSFIGPIQANSNATKLKYIDLSFNFLNSTVPVWLYSCIDLEFVVLDFNFLTGAVPAGFTNLCKTRRLSLSNNNFQGNVSDLFGNMSECFLEALEVLDFQLNQISGQLIDQIGEFKSLEYLNLNKNLLTGPIPASIGKLSSLKVLGLGGNKLTQNLPHSLGELFNLERIFIFDNKLEGVVTETLFANLTKLKIFSASHNQLSLNVSQSWIPPFQLVVLGLESWSLGSSSKIPSWLETQKNLSYYLNLAGTGITGSIPSWFWDTQILNLSHNHLHGEIPDFRGANQFIYLSFNNLEGPLPRVGDGLKELDLSNNSFSGGIAHFLCDETYPTYSLEILHLGENQLSGELPDCWNKWPSLRYLSLGNNQMYGSIPPSIGFLANLQSLNLENNRFSGKIPFAMHNCIKLVKMGLADNNLEGNIPAWIGTSLVELRILILRSNNMSDEISSEICQLSYLQILDIANNELSGIIPRCIRNFTAMVMKRKMSDLFKLYGNEKSWYSYSLYSPGGFRESALIVKKGSKLEFDNILPLVTSIDLSMNSLSGEIPNELTSLSELGSLNLSGNQLTGLIPENIGEMKQLESLDLSRNSLWGRIPSSLASISSLGYLDLSYNNLTGRIPDGTQLQSFNASSFVGNHLCGLPLTSNCSEGGTKEMTENGAEVEWFYVLLSLGYALGFSMVCTALVLKKTWRVAYFGLIERMWIRFTTST, encoded by the coding sequence ATGAGCAGCTCAAATCCAAGCATTGCAACTCTATCTTTCTTATTTGTTTTCATCCCTAGTATTTGTTTCAAACTATGCAAAAGCAACTCTATATTCTGCCCGCAAATCGAAAAACAGTCACTCCTAAGTTTCAAGCACTCCTTGCAAGATCCCTACAATCAACTCTCTTCATGGAATGAAGATAATGATGTCAACTGTTGCAAATGGAATGGTGTAGTCTGCAACAACTCAACTGGACATGTTCACCAGCTCCATCTCCGCGGTTTGAGTTTGAGAGGCCAAATCAATTCATCTTTGCTCAATCTCAAACACTTGTCTCATCTTGACTTGAGTCTCAACAACTTCAAACAAACAATCCCTTCCTTCTTCGGATCATTCACAAATCTCGAGCTTTTTAACCTCTCTTTTGCTGGATTTCATGGAGTGATTCCCCATAACATCGGAAACCTTTCATATCTACGCACTCTAGATATGGCCGGTTTTCCAAACATTATACCTGCTGGTCACAAAAACTACTATCACAGCAGAAATTTGGCTGGCTATCCAGACATGGAATTTGCTGCTCATGTAAGCTTTCCAAACCTGCTACAAGTTGATAATCTTGAATGGTTAACGCGGCTTTCAGGACTTGAGAATCTCAATATGAACTTTGTGAACCTCAGCAGAGCTACAGATTGGGTGCAGGTGATCAACACACTCCCTTCTTTGCAACAGCTTCGTTTTCAAAATTGCAGCCTAAGTTACATATCTCCTCTGAGTTATCTCAACATCACTTCCTTAACTCTTCTTGATCTCTCTTCTAACAACTTCCATTCCACTGAGGTCCCAAAATGGATATTTGGGCTTCACAATCTTCATTTTCTTGATCTAAGGAACAACTCTTTCATAGGTCCAATTCAAGCTAACAGTAATGCCACCAAACTGAAGTATATTGATCtctctttcaattttttaaactCCACAGTTCCTGTTTGGCTCTATTCTTGTATAGATTTGGAGTTTGTTGTTTTGGATTTCAACTTCCTAACAGGTGCAGTTCCAGCAGGATTTACTAACCTGTGCAAAACAAGAAGGTTGTCCTTATCCAACAATAATTTCCAAGGAAATGTGTCTGATTTATTTGGAAATATGTCGGAGTGCTTCTTGGAAGCATTGGAAGTTCTAGAttttcaattaaatcaaatctcTGGTCAGCTGATAGATCAAATAGGAGAGTTTAAGAGTCTTGAATATCTTAATCTCAACAAGAATTTACTAACTGGTCCAATTCCAGCCAGCATAGGAAAGTTGTCATCTTTGAAAGTTTTGGGCTTAGGTGGTAACAAACTAACTCAAAACCTTCCGCATAGTTTGGGCGAACtttttaatcttgaaagaattTTTATCTTTGATAACAAACTGGAAGGAGTAGTGACTGAAACTCTCTTCGCAAATCTCACTAAACTCAAGATTTTCTCAGCTTCTCACAATCAGTTGAGTTTGAATGTAAGCCAAAGTTGGATTCCCCCGTTCCAACTTGTTGTTCTTGGACTAGAATCATGGAGCTTAGGCTCCAGCTCCAAGATTCCTTCATGGCTCGAGACACAGAAAAATCTTTCATACTATCTTAATCTGGCTGGTACTGGAATCACAGGTAGTATTCCAAGCTGGTTTTGGGATACTCAGATTTTGAATCTCTCCCATAACCATCTTCATGGAGAGATCCCAGATTTCCGTGGCGCTAATCAGTTCATATACTTGAGTTTTAACAATCTCGAAGGCCCATTGCCTCGAGTTGGAGATGGTTTGAAGGAGCTTGATTTGTCCAATAATTCATTCTCTGGAGGCATAGCTCACTTTCTATGTGATGAGACATATCCAACATATTCGTTGGAGATTCTTCATCTGGGAGAGAATCAATTAAGTGGGGAACTGCCAGATTGTTGGAACAAATGGCCTTCTTTAAGATATTTGAGCCTAGGAAATAACCAAATGTATGGAAGCATTCCACCTTCTATTGGATTTCTTGCTAATCTACAATCTTTGAATCTTGAAAATAATAGATTCTCCGGGAAGATACCTTTTGCAATGCATAACTGCATTAAGCTGGTGAAGATGGGGCTTGCAGATAACAATCTTGAAGGGAACATACCAGCGTGGATAGGAACAAGCCTAGTCGAGTTGAGGATCCTCATACTTCGCTCAAACAACATGAGTGATGAGATATCTTCAGAGATTTGCCAGCTGAGCTATCTCCAGATATTGGATATCGCCAACAACGAACTTTCAGGCATAATACCGAGGTGTATTAGAAATTTCACTGCAATGGTAATGAAGAGGAAAATGTCAGATCTATTCAAACTGTATGGAAATGAGAAATCATGGTACTCTTACTCCCTTTACAGTCCAGGAGGGTTCAGAGAGAGCGCACTGATAGTGAAAAAAGGCAGTAAACTGGAGTTCGACAACATCCTTCCCTTGGTTACCAGCATCGACCTTTCAATGAACAGTCTGTCCGGAGAAATTCCAAATGAGTTAACAAGTTTGTCGGAGCTGGGATCCTTAAACTTGTCGGGGAATCAGCTGACCGGCTTGATCCCCGAGAATATTGGAGAAATGAAGCAATTGGAATCTCTTGATCTATCAAGAAACTCCCTTTGGGGTCGAATTCCCAGCAGCCTTGCATCCATATCTAGTTTGGGTTATCTCGACTTGTCTTACAACAACTTAACAGGAAGGATTCCAGACGGCACGCAGCTCCAGAGCTTCAATGCTTCAAGCTTCGTTGGTAACCATCTCTGCGGCCTGCCATTGACAAGCAACTGCAGTGAAGGAGGAACTAAAGAGATGACTGAGAACGGTGCAGAGGTTGAGTGGTTTTATGTGCTGCTATCTTTGGGTTATGCACTGGGATTTTCAATGGTTTGCACAGCATTAGTGTTGAAGAAGACGTGGAGAGTTGCATATTTTGGGTTGATAGAGAGGATGTGGATAAGATTCACAACATCTACATAG
- the LOC121807854 gene encoding receptor-like protein EIX2: MQDPYHQLSTWDDDNDVNCCKWNGVVCNNSTGHVHQLHLRGLSLRGQINSSLLNLKHLTHLDLILNNFKQTIPSFFGLFTKLELFNLSFAGFHGVIPHTIGNLSYLRTLDMAGFPNIVPAGHKNYYHTTTYGGYPDMEFAAHVSFPNLLQVDNLEWLSLLSGLENLNMNFVNLSRATNWVQVINTLPSLQHLRFQNCSLSYISPLSYLNITSLTLLDLSSNNFHSTEVPKWIFGLHNLHFLDLRNNSFIGPIPANSNATKLKYIDLSFNFLNSIVPSWLYSCIDLEFVILDYSFLTGAVPAGFTNLCKTRRLSLSNNNFQGNVSDLFGNISECFLETLEVLDLKFNQISGQLIDQLGEFKSFEHLNLNKNLLTGPIPASMGSVPSWFWNTWVLNLSHNHLHGEIPDFRGAAQFIYLSSNKLEGPLPQVGDALKELDLSNNSFYGGIAHFLCDETYPTYSLEILHLGENLLSGELPDCWNKWPSLRYLSLGNNQMHGSIPTSMGFLANLESLNLQNNRFSGKIPFAMHNCIKLVKMGLADNNLAGNIPAWIGTSLVELRILILRSNNMSGEISSEICQLSYLQILDLANNELSSGIPRCIHNITAMVIKRSLSDLFKLYGVEKSWYSYSFFNAGGFRESALIVKKGGKLEFDLSVNSLSGEIPNELTSLSELGSLNLSSNQLTGLIPENIGEMKQLESLDLSRNSLSGRIPSSLAFIFGLGYLDLSYNNLTGSIPDGTQLQSFNASSFVGNHLCGLPLTSNCSEGGIKEMNEKATEVEWFYVLLSLGYALGFSVVCTALVLKKAWRDACFGLLERMWISLTTST; the protein is encoded by the exons ATGCAAGATCCATACCATCAACTCTCTACATGGGATGATGATAATGATGTCAACTGTTGCAAATGGAATGGTGTAGTTTGCAACAACTCAACTGGCCATGTTCACCAACTCCATCTCCGCGGTTTGAGTTTGAGAGGCCAAATCAATTCATCTTTGCTCAATCTCAAACACTTGACTCATCTTGACTTGATTCTCAACAACTTCAAACAAACAATCCCTTCCTTCTTTGGATTATTCACAAAGCTCGAGCTTTTCAACCTCTCTTTTGCTGGATTTCATGGAGTGATTCCCCATACCATCGGGAACCTTTCATATCTACGCACTCTAGATATGGCTGGCTTTCCAAACATTGTGCCTGCTGGTCACAAAAACTACTATCACACCACAACTTACGGTGGTTACCCAGACATGGAATTTGCTGCTCATGTAAGCTTTCCAAACCTGCTACAAGTTGATAATCTTGAATGGTTATCGCTGCTTTCTGGACTCGAGAATCTCAATATGAACTTTGTGAACCTCAGCAGAGCTACAAATTGGGTGCAGGTGATCAACACACTCCCTTCTTTGCAACATCTTCGTTTTCAAAATTGCAGCCTAAGTTACATATCTCCTCTGAGTTATCTCAACATCACTTCCTTAACTCTTCTTGATCTCTCTTCTAACAACTTCCATTCCACTGAGGTCCCAAAATGGATATTTGGGCTTCACAATCTTCATTTTCTTGATCTAAGGAACAACTCTTTCATAGGTCCAATTCCAGCTAACAGTAATGCCACCAAACTGAAGTATATTGATCTCTCTTTCAATTTTTTGAACTCCATCGTACCAAGTTGGCTCTATTCTTGTATAGATTTGGAGTTTGTTATCTTGGATTACAGCTTCCTAACCGGTGCAGTTCCAGCAGGATTTACTAACCTGTGCAAAACAAGAAGGTTGTCCTTATCCAACAATAATTTCCAAGGAAATGTATCTGATTTATTTGGAAATATTTCGGAGTGCTTCTTGGAAACATTGGAAGTCCTAGATTTGAAGTTTAATCAAATCTCAGGTCAGTTGATAGATCAACTAGGAGAGTTTAAGAGTTTTGAACATCTTAATCTCAACAAGAATTTACTAACTGGTCCAATTCCAGCCAGCATGG GTAGTGTTCCAAGCTGGTTCTGGAATACTTGGGTCTTGAATCTCTCCCATAACCATCTTCACGGAGAGATCCCAGATTTCCGTGGCGCTGCCCAGTTTATATACTTGAGTTCTAATAAACTCGAAGGCCCATTGCCTCAAGTTGGAGACGCTTTGAAGGAGCTTGATCTGTCCAATAATTCATTCTATGGAGGCATAGCCCACTTTCTATGTGATGAGACATATCCAACATATTCGTTGGAGATTCTTCATCTGGGAGAAAATCTATTAAGTGGGGAATTGCCAGATTGTTGGAACAAATGGCCTTCTTTGAGATATCTGAGCCTAGGCAATAACCAAATGCATGGAAGCATTCCAACTTCTATGGGATTTCTTGCTAATCTAGAATCTTTGAATCTTCAAAATAATCGATTCTCCGGGAAGATACCTTTTGCAATGCACAACTGCATTAAGCTGGTGAAGATGGGGCTTGCAGATAACAATCTTGCAGGGAACATACCGGCGTGGATAGGAACAAGCCTAGTCGAGTTGAGGATTCTGATACTGCGCTCAAACAACATGAGTGGTGAGATCTCTTCAGAGATTTGCCAGTTGAGCTATCTCCAGATATTGGATCTCGCCAACAATGAACTCTCGAGCGGAATACCAAGGTGTATTCATAATATCACTGCAATGGTTATAAAGAGGAGTTTGTCAGATCTATTCAAACTGTATGGAGTTGAGAAATCATGGTACTCTTACTCCTTTTTCAACGCGGGAGGGTTCAGAGAGAGTGCACTGATAGTGAAAAAAGGCGGTAAACTGGAGTTCGACCTTTCAGTGAACAGTCTGTCCGGAGAAATCCCAAATGAGTTAACAAGTTTGTCAGAGTTGGGATCCTTAAACTTGTCAAGCAATCAGCTAACAGGTTTGATCCCCGAGAACATTGGAGAAATGAAGCAGTTGGAATCTCTTGATCTATCAAGAAACTCCCTGTCGGGTCGAATTCCCAGCAGCCTTGCATTCATATTTGGTTTGGGTTATCTCGACTTGTCTTACAACAACTTAACAGGAAGTATTCCAGATGGCACACAGCTCCAGAGCTTCAATGCTTCAAGCTTTGTCGGTAACCATCTCTGCGGCCTGCCATTAACAAGCAACTGTAGTGAAGGAGGAATTAAAGAGATGAATGAGAAAGCTACAGAGGTTGAGTGGTTTTATGTGCTGCTATCTTTGGGTTATGCATTGGGATTTTCAGTGGTTTGCACAGCCTTAGTGTTGAAGAAGGCATGGAGAGATGCATGTTTTGGGTTGCTAGAGAGGATGTGGATAAGCCTCACAACATCTACATAG